In Montipora foliosa isolate CH-2021 chromosome 13, ASM3666993v2, whole genome shotgun sequence, one DNA window encodes the following:
- the LOC137983358 gene encoding transcription factor ovo-like homolog lin-48 isoform X2, with amino-acid sequence MAFSLYRLNGKNESEMFSRQGSHEKRGENVDRPKSLSDLLCWSSITSRYELQNLPPPPKLISSVPGNGVSNACSPERHPLISLGERRHFPLTANNFGALGFHDHRIPVIPDSIPVRASLDGLREVSLNLRHVSDGHRESSLCSTIPQLTPAPQINGGHFFIHGHPYLTAHPQQDCLSNLPNEDQERKHGLDGDETKYKCEICNSSFTLQRLLNRHMKTHSFYKRYHCQFCTKGFNDTFDLKRHIRTHTGIKPFKCSRCDKSFTQRCSLEAHLTRVHGVVHKFGFRERRSKMFVCEDCGSTFTENSDFMKHVHEFHPETEKIMRARRNGGFTPKIKGAS; translated from the coding sequence ATGGCCTTTTCACTTTACCGCTTGAACGGAAAAAATGAATCAGAGATGTTTTCAAGACAAGGATCACACGAAAAGCGAGGGGAAAACGTTGATCGCCCTAAAAGTTTGAGTGACTTGTTGTGTTGGAGCAGTATAACTTCGAGATACGAGTTGCAAAACCTACCCCCGCCTCCAAAACTAATAAGCTCAGTTCCAGGAAACGGTGTATCGAATGCTTGTTCACCCGAGCGTCATCCTTTGATTTCCTTGGGTGAAAGACGCCATTTTCCATTGACAGCTAACAATTTTGGGGCTTTGGGTTTCCACGATCACCGAATCCCCGTTATTCCTGACTCAATACCTGTTCGGGCATCTTTGGATGGGCTTCGTGAAGTATCGCTGAATCTTCGTCACGTTTCGGATGGTCATCGAGAATCCTCTCTGTGCTCGACTATTCCGCAGCTCACACCCGCTCCGCAGATAAACGGCGGTCATTTCTTTATTCACGGCCATCCGTATTTAACGGCACATCCACAACAAGACTGCCTCTCAAATCTACCAAACGAGGACCAGGAGAGGAAACACGGGTTAGACGGCGATGAAACGAAGTACAAATGCGAGATTTGCAACAGTTCGTTCACGTTACAGCGCTTGCTGAATCGTCACATGAAGACCCATTCCTTTTACAAGCGCTACCACTGTCAGTTCTGTACAAAGGGTTTCAATGATACTTTTGACCTCAAGCGCCACATAAGAACGCACACGGGAATAAAGCCGTTTAAGTGTAGCAGATGTGACAAGTCGTTTACCCAGCGTTGCTCGCTCGAAGCGCACCTCACTCGCGTTCACGGCGTTGTTCATAAGTTCGGTTTTCGAGAAAGACGCTCGAAAATGTTTGTTTGCGAAGACTGTGGAAGCACGTTCACGGAAAATTCGGATTTCATGAAACATGTACACGAGTTCCATCCCGAGACTGAAAAAATCATGCGGGCGAGGCGAAACGGAGGATTCACCCCGAAAATTAAAGGTGCTAGTTAG
- the LOC137983358 gene encoding uncharacterized protein isoform X1, which translates to MARKPLAERGHLQTFQQGKHVGLCKEAAQPKLLPEVEELDNGHHSSTDETNSDVDGDGQTSLSRNSEKEMAFSLYRLNGKNESEMFSRQGSHEKRGENVDRPKSLSDLLCWSSITSRYELQNLPPPPKLISSVPGNGVSNACSPERHPLISLGERRHFPLTANNFGALGFHDHRIPVIPDSIPVRASLDGLREVSLNLRHVSDGHRESSLCSTIPQLTPAPQINGGHFFIHGHPYLTAHPQQDCLSNLPNEDQERKHGLDGDETKYKCEICNSSFTLQRLLNRHMKTHSFYKRYHCQFCTKGFNDTFDLKRHIRTHTGIKPFKCSRCDKSFTQRCSLEAHLTRVHGVVHKFGFRERRSKMFVCEDCGSTFTENSDFMKHVHEFHPETEKIMRARRNGGFTPKIKGAS; encoded by the exons ATGGCACGAAAGCCGCTAGCAGAGAGGGGACATCTACAG acttttcaacagGGAAAACATGTCGGTCTTTGCAAAGAAG CCGCACAGCCTAAGTTGTTACCGGAAGTAGAAGAATTGGACAATGGACATCATTCATCGACCGATGAAACCAACAGCGACGTCGATGGCGATGGACAAACATCTCTAAGCAGGAATTCAGAGAAAGAAATGGCCTTTTCACTTTACCGCTTGAACGGAAAAAATGAATCAGAGATGTTTTCAAGACAAGGATCACACGAAAAGCGAGGGGAAAACGTTGATCGCCCTAAAAGTTTGAGTGACTTGTTGTGTTGGAGCAGTATAACTTCGAGATACGAGTTGCAAAACCTACCCCCGCCTCCAAAACTAATAAGCTCAGTTCCAGGAAACGGTGTATCGAATGCTTGTTCACCCGAGCGTCATCCTTTGATTTCCTTGGGTGAAAGACGCCATTTTCCATTGACAGCTAACAATTTTGGGGCTTTGGGTTTCCACGATCACCGAATCCCCGTTATTCCTGACTCAATACCTGTTCGGGCATCTTTGGATGGGCTTCGTGAAGTATCGCTGAATCTTCGTCACGTTTCGGATGGTCATCGAGAATCCTCTCTGTGCTCGACTATTCCGCAGCTCACACCCGCTCCGCAGATAAACGGCGGTCATTTCTTTATTCACGGCCATCCGTATTTAACGGCACATCCACAACAAGACTGCCTCTCAAATCTACCAAACGAGGACCAGGAGAGGAAACACGGGTTAGACGGCGATGAAACGAAGTACAAATGCGAGATTTGCAACAGTTCGTTCACGTTACAGCGCTTGCTGAATCGTCACATGAAGACCCATTCCTTTTACAAGCGCTACCACTGTCAGTTCTGTACAAAGGGTTTCAATGATACTTTTGACCTCAAGCGCCACATAAGAACGCACACGGGAATAAAGCCGTTTAAGTGTAGCAGATGTGACAAGTCGTTTACCCAGCGTTGCTCGCTCGAAGCGCACCTCACTCGCGTTCACGGCGTTGTTCATAAGTTCGGTTTTCGAGAAAGACGCTCGAAAATGTTTGTTTGCGAAGACTGTGGAAGCACGTTCACGGAAAATTCGGATTTCATGAAACATGTACACGAGTTCCATCCCGAGACTGAAAAAATCATGCGGGCGAGGCGAAACGGAGGATTCACCCCGAAAATTAAAGGTGCTAGTTAG
- the LOC137983927 gene encoding uncharacterized protein isoform X1, which translates to MPKSFLVKNKKARRIEDEIQDGTKAASREGTSTAAQPKLLPEVEELDNGHSSTDETNSDVDGDGQTSLSRNSEKEMAFSLYRLNGKNESEMFSRQGSHEKRGENVDRPKSLSDLLCWSSITSRYELQNLPPPPKLISSVPGNGVSNACSPERHPLISLGERRHFPLTANNFGALGFHDHRIPVIPDSIPVRASLDGLREVSLNLRHVSDGHRESSLCSTIPQLTPAPQINGGHFFIHGHPYLTAHPQQDCLSNLPNEDQERKHGLDGDETKYKCEICNSSFTLQRLLNRHMKTHSFYKRYHCQFCTKGFNDTFDLKRHIRTHTGIKPFKCSRCDKSFTQRCSLEAHLTRVHGVVHKFGFRERRSKMFVCEDCGSTFTENSDFMKHVHEFHPETEKIMRARRNGGFTPKIKGAS; encoded by the exons ATGCCAAAATCGTTCCTTGTGAAGAACAAGAAAGCACGTCGCATTGAAGACGAAATTCAGGATGGCACGAAAGCCGCTAGCAGAGAGGGGACATCTACAG CCGCACAGCCTAAGTTGTTACCGGAAGTAGAAGAATTGGACAATGGACATTCATCGACCGATGAAACCAACAGCGACGTCGATGGCGATGGACAAACATCTCTAAGCAGGAATTCAGAGAAAGAAATGGCCTTTTCACTTTACCGCTTGAACGGAAAAAATGAATCAGAGATGTTTTCAAGACAAGGATCACACGAAAAGCGAGGGGAAAACGTTGATCGCCCTAAAAGTTTGAGTGACTTGTTGTGTTGGAGCAGTATAACTTCGAGATACGAGTTGCAAAACCTACCCCCGCCTCCAAAACTAATAAGCTCAGTTCCAGGAAACGGTGTATCGAATGCTTGTTCACCCGAGCGTCATCCTTTGATTTCCTTGGGTGAAAGACGCCATTTTCCATTGACAGCTAACAATTTTGGGGCTTTGGGTTTCCACGATCACCGAATCCCCGTTATTCCTGACTCAATACCTGTTCGGGCATCTTTGGATGGGCTTCGTGAAGTATCGCTGAATCTTCGTCACGTTTCGGATGGTCATCGAGAATCCTCTCTGTGCTCGACTATTCCGCAGCTCACACCCGCTCCGCAGATAAACGGCGGTCATTTCTTTATTCACGGCCATCCGTATTTAACGGCACATCCACAACAAGACTGCCTCTCAAATCTACCAAACGAGGACCAGGAGAGGAAACACGGGTTAGACGGCGATGAAACGAAGTACAAATGCGAGATTTGCAACAGTTCGTTCACGTTACAGCGCTTGCTGAATCGTCACATGAAGACCCATTCCTTTTACAAGCGCTACCACTGTCAGTTCTGTACAAAGGGTTTCAATGATACTTTTGACCTCAAGCGCCACATAAGAACGCACACGGGAATAAAGCCGTTTAAGTGTAGCAGATGTGACAAGTCGTTTACCCAGCGTTGCTCGCTCGAAGCGCACCTCACTCGCGTTCACGGCGTTGTTCATAAGTTCGGTTTTCGAGAAAGACGCTCGAAAATGTTTGTTTGCGAAGACTGTGGAAGCACGTTCACGGAAAATTCGGATTTCATGAAACATGTACACGAGTTCCATCCCGAGACTGAAAAAATCATGCGGGCGAGGCGAAACGGAGGATTCACCCCGAAAATTAAAGGTGCTAGTTAG
- the LOC137983927 gene encoding uncharacterized protein isoform X2 encodes MARKPLAERGHLQTFQQGKHVGLCKEAAQPKLLPEVEELDNGHSSTDETNSDVDGDGQTSLSRNSEKEMAFSLYRLNGKNESEMFSRQGSHEKRGENVDRPKSLSDLLCWSSITSRYELQNLPPPPKLISSVPGNGVSNACSPERHPLISLGERRHFPLTANNFGALGFHDHRIPVIPDSIPVRASLDGLREVSLNLRHVSDGHRESSLCSTIPQLTPAPQINGGHFFIHGHPYLTAHPQQDCLSNLPNEDQERKHGLDGDETKYKCEICNSSFTLQRLLNRHMKTHSFYKRYHCQFCTKGFNDTFDLKRHIRTHTGIKPFKCSRCDKSFTQRCSLEAHLTRVHGVVHKFGFRERRSKMFVCEDCGSTFTENSDFMKHVHEFHPETEKIMRARRNGGFTPKIKGAS; translated from the exons ATGGCACGAAAGCCGCTAGCAGAGAGGGGACATCTACAG acttttcaacagGGAAAACATGTCGGTCTTTGCAAAGAAG CCGCACAGCCTAAGTTGTTACCGGAAGTAGAAGAATTGGACAATGGACATTCATCGACCGATGAAACCAACAGCGACGTCGATGGCGATGGACAAACATCTCTAAGCAGGAATTCAGAGAAAGAAATGGCCTTTTCACTTTACCGCTTGAACGGAAAAAATGAATCAGAGATGTTTTCAAGACAAGGATCACACGAAAAGCGAGGGGAAAACGTTGATCGCCCTAAAAGTTTGAGTGACTTGTTGTGTTGGAGCAGTATAACTTCGAGATACGAGTTGCAAAACCTACCCCCGCCTCCAAAACTAATAAGCTCAGTTCCAGGAAACGGTGTATCGAATGCTTGTTCACCCGAGCGTCATCCTTTGATTTCCTTGGGTGAAAGACGCCATTTTCCATTGACAGCTAACAATTTTGGGGCTTTGGGTTTCCACGATCACCGAATCCCCGTTATTCCTGACTCAATACCTGTTCGGGCATCTTTGGATGGGCTTCGTGAAGTATCGCTGAATCTTCGTCACGTTTCGGATGGTCATCGAGAATCCTCTCTGTGCTCGACTATTCCGCAGCTCACACCCGCTCCGCAGATAAACGGCGGTCATTTCTTTATTCACGGCCATCCGTATTTAACGGCACATCCACAACAAGACTGCCTCTCAAATCTACCAAACGAGGACCAGGAGAGGAAACACGGGTTAGACGGCGATGAAACGAAGTACAAATGCGAGATTTGCAACAGTTCGTTCACGTTACAGCGCTTGCTGAATCGTCACATGAAGACCCATTCCTTTTACAAGCGCTACCACTGTCAGTTCTGTACAAAGGGTTTCAATGATACTTTTGACCTCAAGCGCCACATAAGAACGCACACGGGAATAAAGCCGTTTAAGTGTAGCAGATGTGACAAGTCGTTTACCCAGCGTTGCTCGCTCGAAGCGCACCTCACTCGCGTTCACGGCGTTGTTCATAAGTTCGGTTTTCGAGAAAGACGCTCGAAAATGTTTGTTTGCGAAGACTGTGGAAGCACGTTCACGGAAAATTCGGATTTCATGAAACATGTACACGAGTTCCATCCCGAGACTGAAAAAATCATGCGGGCGAGGCGAAACGGAGGATTCACCCCGAAAATTAAAGGTGCTAGTTAG